A stretch of the Peromyscus leucopus breed LL Stock chromosome 10, UCI_PerLeu_2.1, whole genome shotgun sequence genome encodes the following:
- the Slc10a4 gene encoding sodium/bile acid cotransporter 4, with product MDGLDNATLLLDPSSLLPDNFTLSPNASSPSTGTLSPLTAASSPGPGLSLAPSASMGFSPGPSRTPEPTSGSLAGGVAGQGSSAFPRPWVPHEPPFWDTPLNHGLNVFVGAALCITMLGLGCTVDVNHFGAHVRRPVGALLAALCQFGFLPLLAFLLALIFKLDEVAAVAVLLCGCCPGGNLSNLMSLLVDGDMNLSIIMTISSTLLALVLMPLCLWIYSRAWINTPLVQLLPLGAVTLTLCSTLIPIGLGVFIRYKYNRVADYIVKVSLWSLLVTLVVLFILTGTMLGPELLATIPAAVYVIAIFMPLAGYASGYGLATLFHLPPNCKRTVCLETGSQNVQLCTAILKLAFPPRFIGSMYMFPLLYALFQSAEAGVLVLIYKMYGSEVLHKRDPLDEDEDTDISYKKLKEEEMADTSYGTVGTDDFIVMETTQTSL from the exons ATGGACGGCCTGGACAACGCCACCCTGCTCCTTGACCCGTCCTCGCTGCTGCCGGACAACTTCACCCTGTCGCCCAACGCCAGCAGCCCGAGCACCGGCACCCTGTCGCCGCTCACTGCCGCCTCCAGCCCCGGCCCCGGGCTCAGTCTCGCTCCGAGTGCGAGCATGGGTTTCAGCCCGGGGCCGAGCCGGACCCCAGAGCCCACGAGCGGCAGCCTCGCGGGTGGCGTGGCCGGCCAGGGCTCCTCCGCTTTCCCCCGGCCCTGGGTCCCCCACGAGCCCCCGTTCTGGGACACGCCGCTCAACCACGGGCTGAACGTGTTCGTGGGAGCCGCCTTGTGCATCACCATGCTGGGCCTGGGCTGCACCGTGGACGTGAACCACTTCGGGGCACACGTCCGGCGGCCCGTGGGCGCGCTGCTGGCCGCGCTCTGCCAGTTCGGCTTCCTGCCGCTGCTGGCCTTCTTGCTGGCTCTCATCTTCAAGCTGGATGAGGTGGCCGCGGTGGCGGTActcctctgtggctgctgtcCGGGCGGAAATCTCTCCAACCTGATGTCCCTGCTGGTGGACGGTGACATGAACCTCAG CATCATCATGACCATTTCCTCCACGCTTCTGGCGCTGGTGTTGatgcccctctgcctctggatCTACAGCCGGGCTTGGATCAACACCCCTCTGGTGCAGCTGCTCCCGCTAGGGGCGGTCACCCTGACTCTCTGCAGCACTCTCATTCCGATTGGGCTGGGCGTCTTCATCCGCTACAAATACAATCGGGTGGCTGACTACATCGTGAAG GTTTCCCTGTGGTCTCTGCTAGTGACTTTGGTGGTTCTTTTCATACTGACTGGCACCATGTTGGGACCTGAACTGCTGGCAACTATCCCGGCAGCCGTTTACGTGATCGCCATTTTTATGCCCCTGGCAGGCTATGCCTCGGGCTACGGCTTAGCTACGCTCTTCCATCTCCCACCCAACTGCAAGAGGACTGTGTGTCTGGAAACAGGAAGCCAGAATGTGCAGCTCTGTACCGCCATCCTCAAGCTGGCCTTCCCGCCACGCTTCATAGGAAGTATGTACATGTTTCCTCTGCTTTATGCCCTTTTCCAGTCCGCAGAAGCAGGGGTTTTGGTTCTAATATACAAAATGTACGGGAGTGAGGTACTGCACAAGCGAGATCCCCTAGATGAAGATGAAGACACAGATATTTCTTATAAGAAactgaaagaagaggaaatggcaGACACCTCCTACGGCACAGTGGGAACAGATGACTTCATAGTGATGGAAACTACCCAGACCTCCCTCTGA
- the Zar1 gene encoding zygote arrest protein 1, translated as MFPASMPHSCPHPYPPADKAREGWRFRAGGYRPGPPSFFPGCGNLSATEYFDSYRRAQLMALLSRMGPRPVSSRDAAVQVNPRRDASVQCSLGRRTLQLGQRRPGPEVRPGSRPPCSPAGARRPPRSWRTVAVYSPVAFCGLASPLEGGQKPTEGEPGPAAAGTWEAEPGKGEVAARKEVPEPGNKGGDVQDEGEAGQEQPLREDPDSGATSQSESRSQELRPAAETAQDTGDSASSRNGVSPQSTEPDKERLRFQFLEQKYGYYHCKECKTRWESAYVWCVQGTSKVYFKQFCRVCQKSYNPYRVEDITCQSCKRTRCACPVRLRHVDPKRPHRQDLCGRCKDKRLSCDSTFSFKYII; from the exons ATGTTCCCGGCGAGCATGCCCCACTCGTGTCCGCATCCCTACCCGCCAGCCGACAAGGCCCGGGAAGGCTGGCGGTTCCGTGCCGGGGGCTACCGGCCGGggcctccctccttcttcccggGCTGCGGGAACCTCAGCGCCACCGAGTACTTCGACAGTTACCGGCGGGCGCAGCTCATGGCCCTGTTGTCGCGGATGGGTCCCCGGCCGGTCAGCAGCCGCGATGCTGCGGTGCAGGTGAACCCGCGCCGCGACGCCTCGGTGCAGTGCTCGCTCGGGCGCCGCACGCTGCAGCTCGGACAGCGTCGACCGGGCCCCGAGGTCCGGCCGGGTTCCCGCCCGCCCTGCAGCCCCGCCGGCGCCCGGAGGCCCCCGCGCTCCTGGCGCACTGTCGCCGTGTACTCGCCGGTGGCCTTCTGTGGCCTCGCCTCTCCGCTGGAGGGCGGGCAGAAGCCCACCGAGGGAGAGCCGGGGCCGGCAGCCGCGGGGACCTGGGAAGCGGAGCCGGGAAAGGGAGAGGTGGCGGCGAGGAAAGAAGTCCCCGAGCCGGGCAACAAAGGGGGCGACGTCCAGGACGAAGGGGAGGCCGGGCAGGAGCAGCCGCTGCGGGAGGACCCGGACAGTGGGGCGACCTCGCAGTCTGAGTCCCGGAGTCAGGAGCTGCGTCCTGCCGCAGAGACGGCTCAGGACACGGGTGACTCGGCCTCCTCGAGAAACGGGGTCTCCCCGCAGAGCACGGAGCCGGACAAGGAGCGCCTGCGCTTCCAG TTCTTAGAGCAGAAGTATGGCTATTACCACTGCAAGGAGTGCAAGACCCGATGGGAGAGTGcctatgtgtggtgtgtgcagggCACCAGCAAG GTGTACTTCAAACAGTTCTGCCGAGTGTGCCAGAAATCTTACAACCCCTACCGAGTGGAGGATATCACCTGCCAA AGTTGTAAAAGAACGAGATGCGCCTGCCCAGTCAGACTTCGCCACGTGGACCCGAAGCGCCCCCATCGTCAAGACTTGTGTGGGAGATGCAAGGACAAACGGCTGTCCTGTGATAGCACTTTCAGCTTCAAATACATCATTTAG